In Leopardus geoffroyi isolate Oge1 chromosome B4, O.geoffroyi_Oge1_pat1.0, whole genome shotgun sequence, the DNA window GAGGTGTTCAGTAAGGATGCCTCATTGATGGACATGAATTCCTTCAGCCCTATGATGCCAGCGTCTCCTCTATCAATGATAAACCAAGTCAAGTTTGAAGATGAGCCAGATTTGAAAGATCTTTTCATTACAGTTGATGAACCCAAAAGCCACGTTACCATAATTGAACCTTTTATTACTTACAGGATTACTACTAAGACATCTCGTGGGGAATTTAACTCCAGCGAATTTGAAGTTAGGAGACGTTATCAAGATTTcctttggtggggcgcctggatggctcagtcggttaagcgtctgacttcggctcaggtcatgatctcacggttcgtgagttcgagccctgcgtcgggctctgtgctgacagctcagagcctggagcctgtttcagattctgtgtctccctctctctctctgaccctcccccgttcatgctctgtctctctctgtctcaaaagtaaataaacattaaaaaaaaaaaagatttcctttggTTGAAAGGAAAACTTGAGGACGCACATCCCACTCTGATTATTCCACCATTGCCTGAGAAGTTTATCATGAAAGGTATGGTGGGGCGCTTTAACGATGACTTCATTGAAACACGGAGGAAGGCGCTACGTAAGTTCCTGAACCGAATTGCTGATCACCCAACTCTAACATTTAATGAAGACTTCAAAGTATTTCTTACTGCACCAGCTTGGGAGATCTCTTCTCACAAGAAGCAAGGGCCTGGGTTACTCAGCAGGATGGGGCAGACAGTCAGAGCTGTTGCGCTGCAATGAGAGGAGTAAAAAGCCGCCCAGAAGAGTTCACGGAAATGAAAAACTTTGTTGAAGTTTTTagccagaaaataaatttgatagaCAAAATATCTCAGAGAACTTacaaggaagaaagggaatgttctgatgaaatgaaagaatatggcCCAATTCATATTCTGTGGTCAGCGTCAGAAGAAGATCTGGTTGATACTCTAAAAGGGATTGCCAGCTGCATTGACAAATGCTGTAAGGCCACTGGAAAACGGATGTCTGGACTCTCAGAGGCCCTGCTTCCTGTAGTACATGAGTATGTACTTTATAGTGAAATGTTAATGGGTGTTATGAAAAGGAGAGACCAAATACAAGCAGAACTGGATCCAAAGAGGAAGCTTTGACCTATAAAAAGGCAGACACTGATCTGCTTACAGAAGAGATTGGAAAACTTGAAGATAAAGTGGAATGCGCTAATAACGCCCTGAAAGCACACTGGGAAAGATGGAGACATAATATGCAAGATGATATCAAGTCAGCATTTACAGATACGGCTGAGGAGAATATCCAGTATTATGAACAGTGCCTTGCTACACGGGAATCCTTCCTTGCATCACAGACTGACCTCCACTTGGAAGAAACCTCTGAAGATAAACCTGAATCCCACTGAGGACTTCTGTGCTATCTTTGGGAGACAGCATCTATTAGCCAAAGTTACTCTTTCTGGATGGACTGTGTCCTTTATAGAGTGGGTGAAAAACATTTAGCACTATCTGGAAAACCAACAGCTTGAAACTCAGGTATTCCAGATCATTGCCATGAATTGGAtacacccgtgtgtgtgtgtgtgtgtgtgtgtgtgtgtgtgtgtgtgtatacacacacacacgaatatatatacatgaatatatatatatataaatatttagcttagtttttattttaaatttatgtgccaataattatatatagaaaattttttttttaattttttttttcaacgtttatttatttttgggacagagagagacagagcatgaacgggggagggtcagagagagagggagacacagaatctgaaacaggctccaggctctgagctgtcagcacagagcccgacgcggggctcgaactcacggaccgcgagatcgtgacctggctgaagtcggacgcttaaccgactgcgccacccaggcgcccctatagaaaATTTTTTGTCCAAATATTTGTTTGTGGAACATGtccttttaaatatatcatgaagACTCagtttcaataaaaagtttaatataaaacaaaacgaaacaaaacaaaaaaaacaaatgtacgCCTAAGGATCACGTTGTAACATTGAAGAGAAAATGACAGGATGCACTGTAATTATTTCATAGTAATTATAAGGTACGGAAGGTACATTAAGAACAGTGTTACAGTCACCAAAGCAACATGTAGTCATTTACTAGGAAACAAGCCCAATGAAAGGAAGAATCATTCAATACAGTGATTTGTTTCTGGCTTCAGTGGTTTAATTCACAAGCACAAAGTATTTATATTCAAGGTGTACAACTTCATGTTTTGACATGTTTGTACACTGTGGGACAGTCCCCACCACAATCGAGCTAACTTACCTACCCATCACCTCACATGGCTGTCTTCCCCCCTCCGCCTTgttttgtggtgagaacagttAAGATTTACTCCTTTGGCAAATTTCTAGCATACAATTTAGTATTGCTATCTACAGTCACGCTGTTGTAAAGTAACAGTGACTTTCTAAGTGAACTTAAAGTTGCCAGTCCTTATAGAAAGcctagaaaaatttatttatgttaaaaaaatttttttaaatgtttattcatttttgagagacagagagagacaaagagagacagagcgtgagctggggaggggcagagagagagggagacacagaatccgaagcaggctccaggctccgagctgtcagcacagagtccgacgtggggctcaaacccgcagaCTGTGAGaacatgtcctgagctgaagttggatgcgtaaccaactgagccacccaggcgccccaagaaaaacgTAACTTAATACCAAGCTGTGTTTACAACTCCTACATGGAGCGAAACATTACTAATAGAACGTAGGCCCAGTCAGGTCCTTTCACGGGTCATCTGAGTTTTCCCCTGACCTCTGGCGGGTCAATCTAGATCCACTCAGAATTTCCattttgcttccatattttctaGGGATGCAGGGCCCACAGCATCACCTGGCAATTATTCCAGAGTCTGATCAACCTTGAAGTCCAGGGATTCTCCCATTTGCACAACTCCACTCTCTCTTCACTTCAATCCATTTCCCTTGTTAGTTTTCATAGGATCCCTCCGTAAAAACACTTCATGTAATTGAAAATGGTAATAAATCAAGCAGAACTTGAACCTTTTCAATCTTGAAGCCTGCAGagaagtttctcttttctctcagatTTTCCTCCTAGGAccagtttttcattattttagtcaTCTTGTTCCTCTTTAATTCTTCACTTATTTCtccatattacttaaaaataggtATCAAACAGGCTCttaagacagagaacaaactgagggttgctggacaggaggtgggcaggggatggggtaAACGGGTGATGGGGATTacggagggcacttgtgatgagcactgggtgttatatataagtgatgagtcACAAAGCCCTactactgaaactaatattatactacatgttaactagaatgtaaataaaaaattggaaaaggaaaaatatatataacaaagctGAATTCAATCCTAGCAAAAGGACAGTGAATATTCAGTGAAAAGGGCTGACTGTGGTCGCTGCTGACACCCTAGATTCATAACTGGTCCTTCCCCATTGGTTGGTTTTTGGTCTGGAACGGTATATTTTTGTACGTGTTCCTACTGAATTTTGTCTTTCTGAAAAAATACAATGCTCTAATCTGTCATGATCATGTTGAATTATATTCCAGTCTTTCTGAATTTCAGTA includes these proteins:
- the LOC123590345 gene encoding LOW QUALITY PROTEIN: sorting nexin-7-like (The sequence of the model RefSeq protein was modified relative to this genomic sequence to represent the inferred CDS: inserted 2 bases in 2 codons), which gives rise to MDMNSFSPMMPASPLSMINQVKFEDEPDLKDLFITVDEPKSHVTIIEPFITYRITTKTSRGEFNSSEFEVRRRYQDFLWLKGKLEDAHPTLIIPPLPEKFIMKGMVGRFNDDFIETRRKALRKFLNRIADHPTLTFNEDFKVFLTAPAWEISSHKKQGPGLLSRMGQTVRAVAXAMRGVKSRPEEFTEMKNFVEVFSQKINLIDKISQRTYKEERECSDEMKEYGPIHILWSASEEDLVDTLKGIASCIDKCCKATGKRMSGLSEALLPVVHEYVLYSEMLMGVMKRRDQIQAELDPKXEALTYKKADTDLLTEEIGKLEDKVECANNALKAHWERWRHNMQDDIKSAFTDTAEENIQYYEQCLATRESFLASQTDLHLEETSEDKPESH